The Phlebotomus papatasi isolate M1 chromosome 3, Ppap_2.1, whole genome shotgun sequence genomic sequence AAGACGAAGGATAGTAACGGCAAAAGAGTTACAAGAACACGAAAGACGATAACTGTAGAACGAATGACGAAAGATGAGAAGCTTTAAGGAATTGGTTACTTGCCTTACCAAGTGTGGACTTGTGAAAGAATGTGAGAAGAGAAATTTGCCTTGCAATGGGAAGAAAAAGGATCTTGCACGACGAATTGTGCAATACGACGAATTATTGGACTTTTTGACGAAGAAAGGACTTATCAATCAATGCGTGAAGAGAAATTTGTCTTGTCATGGAAAAGAAGAAGAGCTTGCACTGCGCATTGTGCAACATGATGAAGCTTTAATTGATTTCCAGAAGAGTGAACTAAAGATCAATAAAGAAAAGGGTGCCCCAAGGATGCTTCAAATGTTGGTTCAGGACAAGGATGAAGACGAAACTCCAAATATGGAAAATACGAAGGAAAAAATCTTTGATGATGACAATTGGATTATGCAGATTCGATGTGACGAATATGTGAATGATAAGGAGAAATTGGTTGATGAAGATGAAGCTAAAGATGTCTACGAAGAGTGTGAAGATGAAATTAATAAGACGGAAATGACGAAAAAAGACGACTCTGAAGATGAAAATTGGATCAAACTGATACCATGCGAAGAATATGAGTTTGAAGTAGTGCAAAAATTACATGCAGAAGTTGAAGACGAGATCGCCTCATGTTTACCAAAGAAGACGAGACCAAGAAAAAGAAGATGCGAGCGAAAGGACATCTCAAAGAAGATACTGAAGACGAAACAGCGAAAGAATGGAgaaactttgaatatttcaagaagGAAGGATACAAGACAAGTAATCTACCGAAAGGACACAAGACCGTTAAACATTACCAAAATGGACAGAAGACGAAAGAAGAAGTGGGGAGTGATCTTTTCATGCTTGGGAATTGCTGTAACACCATGCAACGCTGGAGACTCAATGATTGCTCTTGATGATGATAAAAGTTTAATGAGGATTGACTCTGAAGTTGTCCGGGGGTCAACTTATTGTCAGGAAGGGCCgtgtgggaatgaatttggaatttggaatgatttcactgggaacgtagtacccgatcagtagaacaaatagtattatagagttctgttcaagggaggagacgtgatgaagttgcatagtactgaattaaaccatttattaaattaaaaggagagtttTCCCTCGATATCCCCCTTTCCCAAATCCTATATGTATACATATAATGTCTATATTGTATATATAGGATAAGTAATTGTAAGGTTTTCGGTTTGTGAAGTGTATCACAAGAAGAAGAATAAAGTAAAGTATAAAGTCTTCGAGAATAAGTGGTGATAAGCTAATTTTgtgaatcagtggcgcaataggcaagaccattgGCTCTTGGGTGGATCGATTCTctggctcgacttactgttgtgagttcgagtcccgcggtcccgcccggtgcaaaaatctcaatgtctaatttagacaattttcatatgcAATAATACCgcaatataatgcaccgcctacgcccaacaactccgggagcggAAGAAACATCCACACAGCggagaaggcgctcctgggcggtctataATGGACTTatcagattcttccaacacgggatatggacattgtaaaaatgattaccttgtattaCAAtatctcgacacgattaataacactactgtgcaacaattttaaactttttttttgtccctgggttctcatgctatttttttctattgctagggtcaaatgatttacgaaaatacttataattttgatttcattttgtttttgcgcctggaatctaagcaaaaccgtttttgccgttttctGATACTTAGGTagctatatctccgattctgctgaaccgatttatttctttatatgggaacatttgttctcctttacatgcctgataatcctttggacagatggagttcgtacaactgacaccaggggagctgtagtctcatatatgtcagaaaacatggaaaaatctaACTTTTTTGCTACTTTAATCTAAAATATCTctaaaactaggactgtccctaacaatctgttttgtgggtttgatagagaactTTATTAGTTACATTTTCATCCATGTGCAACTTTTCACTCacaagggaggtcatcgagtcatcaaattttgattggcttcatattaagAACATAGACGGGAATGGGCATCATAAGGATtgtgtcatactcaaaaagtgctaatttttttttcccttTAAGAAAAGCGTCCAGAATGATTGCATGCAAAACTGTATATGATAAATAAAATCCTAGAACCAACAGATGCAGCAGTGGCGCAGCGGGCAAGTTGACGATGTTTATAACACAAAGGTCTcgagttcgattcttgcttagcgtcgttttattttttatttatttttttattcatatatttttttttaataatatacaTTTATTTATCGTATTTTTATAATCACTGACCGTTTTGTTTTATCATTAATATAGCAATATTTGCTTTGCACTGTAATATACtcctaatatgaatgtttaactAAAGTAGCGTTTTAAAAGCTCTTTTACGCCTAtgctgattttaatttttttaaaggaatagaaattaagaatGCATCCTCATATGGCCTTATTTGTCCTAGATATACATagctattaaatattaaaacagAGGACAATATTCACAATGAATTCAAACTTCAAACGAAAATAGAGCACTTttagccaactagagaaaaccttcacaattttgggtgttaatatttttttacctaTCGATTAGGCAATACAAAcccttattataatatttaatgctTAAATATCGATAATATAGTGATTTTtgtatgctattttaattacttagatgttattatattacttttatttcattaacaaaaatttaagtaatttttctgataacagcaatgactgataataaattttcactaaagaAAAGTAATTATTTTGAAGTATTGTTAGTTTTTATTTCGAAgagttttgattaaaaaaaattcgaagtataaaaaataattaaaatcaattttcaatatgaaaatttaaaaattcgtcattttttagcttaaaaagtACTAATAGGGTAAGGGCAAGGCCTCATATTGGACAgcgtgcttataagcatcaatgtttcAAGTtttaagtgcgatattttcaataccaattgatattttttgttgttactctcttttcagaaaaattattaagaaactTGGCAAGTCTTTGTTTTCacaaaaattaagtttaatacgtttaaaaataaattgatatgtagaggtgaatttgactcaaattttggataCCTTGGTTGGATATTTAgatagctaatccgcctcaataggatgttCATTGTTCTCCATTccaagaaccaatcttaccaagtcgtCTTTCTGTTTAGGTAAGAGAGCCATAGAATGCCACAAGAAGTCCGGAAACTTTCTAtatcaaattaaaatgaattgacTTCGGTattccaagtacgtgcggattggCGCATTtcttggcctttccgggagcctttcaaccCTTTAggaacgattgggtcacccgtgacccaaaaatgaaatttttcctacggccttctaaaactgtgttttgctctaaagttagaaaaaattactcttttactgaccctcaatttttacccttttcgtccttaaagggttagtaAGGCTTTGCTCACTACATCTCGTGCgtagatgatgctcctttgtttctctgggcatttcaacacaatattcaacaaggaatatttaatatttttttaatattgaatgtAAATTAAAATCTGCTGTCTCCAAAATTAATTATAGTGGTTTATAATATGCTCAATTTAGTCGGTTTAAAATAATGATTGGGATCAattagtttctgactaatccgttctttggcttaactctttcgcgtcattagggtcataaatgaccccggggaaaaaacaatttttttttactatttgcattaattgaaatctatcggattgtgcacgacatcataatacaaggatgtaagattcttgcctaattttctcaagactctagatattcaggaaaagaaaatatttgagatcaaaaatcactaatttcgaactttgtgaaatgacttttctttttcaaattttttttatattaatttagttttttcagcaaaaagttctttagtaacacaaaatagaatatccaaagattgtatattgcatattttgatataataaactactctcaattttccagaaaagcatgtagaattttccgggtcatatatgaccctgtggtcgccaagggtaacagtgttttcgtcccaaagctatagcgaaatgtagttgggacattgtttttcttcgtgaaattcaggtgggacatcttgctcctggacatttcatcttatatctgatgaattataacatattttgcaatattttagagtattctgcaagcgtctcatattgtacaattgtattgtgtgtgaataaatatgtggataagtttatttttgccaaataccactcaaaatattgtgacagtgactgttcaagggatttccaggaagattccttgaacaccaggagtacagtttTCATCAaagcaatccagtttgccatggttttggccaaattaacaacttcaagcaaaaaaactctcagaaagcccgtaatatagattttgaaaatggtatgtacacttcccttgagtacaacagggtcatatatgacccggagtttttccgagttttcacgaaatggaaaatttttttcctcactgaactattatatttgatcataaagcattaggaaaaactcaattttacatgaattcatctgctgaataaaagtgggacgcgaagcCGAGAAATGActgtgggaaactgatgggaatttaatcAAGGTTAGTAACAATATTATCATTCGTTTGTCGTGATCTTAAAATATACTATTTGCTTTTCAAGCTTTAATATTAATGTGTATTGTCTGATAAGATTTACTCAACTCTTTATGTAATAGTTTGATAGCCCTAAAAAGGGCTGtttgattgatttttcccaATGTGGGAAGAGAAGTAATGGAAAGTTGAAGAAAGTTACTTCTTCTTGGCTGCTGTCTTCTTTGGTGCAGCTTTCTTCGGTGATCCAGTCTTCTTCGGCTTGGGAACTTTTGGCTTTGTTCCTGCTGATTTCGAAGATGCCTTTGTGGATTTCTGCTTGGGGGCAGACTTCTTTACTGCAGCTTTCTTTGGTGCAGCTGCCTTCTTTTTCTCACCACTTGGCTTCTTCGCTGCGACTGCCTTCTTGGCTGCAGTAGTTGCTTTCTTCTTGGGCGATGCAGCCTTCTTCACTTTCTTCTCTCCAGAAGCTTTCTTCACACGGGGCTTCTTTGTCGCTGACTTTTCGCCTTTTGCTGATCCGGCCAACTTGAATGAGCCAGACGCTCCCTTTCCTTTGGTCTGAACCAGAGCTCCACTTGTCACGGCGGATTTCAGGTAGCGTCTGATGAACGGGGCCAATTTCTCAGCATCAACCTTGTAGTGGGCTGCCACAAACTTTTTGATGGCCTGCAGGGATGATCCACCACGCTCCTTCAGATCTTTAATGGCATTGTTAACCATTTCAGATGTCTTCGGGTGCGTTGGCTTCACTCGAGGTTTCTTTGGGCCAGCACTTTTGGAGGCCTTAGCCTTCTTCCCGGATGGGGATACTGCTGGGGCTACTTCCACGGATGTCTCTTCTGCCATTCTATACGATTTCTGGGTAGATATCTCAAGAAAATTACCAGAAAACACCACATTTTACCTTACTTGAAAAGGTAACCTATTTATTGGAACCGGAATTTGGCTTTGATCTGCACTCAATTTTTCCATCTATTTGCAAGACTttgaaaaaaacttatttttttctaaatttaacttCTCCATACTTAGTCATATAGAAAGACCAAAtgtctattaaatatattataaaaatacaTCCATCCTATtctaatattttcgaaaataatcacaaaattgcaACGACAAAG encodes the following:
- the LOC129808151 gene encoding histone H1-II-like; translated protein: MAEETSVEVAPAVSPSGKKAKASKSAGPKKPRVKPTHPKTSEMVNNAIKDLKERGGSSLQAIKKFVAAHYKVDAEKLAPFIRRYLKSAVTSGALVQTKGKGASGSFKLAGSAKGEKSATKKPRVKKASGEKKVKKAASPKKKATTAAKKAVAAKKPSGEKKKAAAPKKAAVKKSAPKQKSTKASSKSAGTKPKVPKPKKTGSPKKAAPKKTAAKKK